The following coding sequences lie in one Arachis hypogaea cultivar Tifrunner chromosome 4, arahy.Tifrunner.gnm2.J5K5, whole genome shotgun sequence genomic window:
- the LOC112796282 gene encoding uncharacterized protein isoform X2: MASETSPSPKILLAKPGLVAGGPVTGKFSRGGAADDEAAQLRSRLPSVASLNLLSDSWDFHIDRFLPFLTENTDFTVIGVIGPSGAGKSTIMNEIYGFDSTSPGMLPPFSTQSEETRAMARHCSTGIEPRPVFSASVLAEMMRPDGSSTISVITGESLSAELAHEIMNIQLAILLASICHVVLVVSDGVHDDSMWHLMLTADLLKHGIPDPSLPASSLSQSSNLGLEKDYKVPEREEYMATPVFVHSKLHDQDFTPKNVVQLRRALLQYFKASSFAREHTGSKPGEQNTSHMDSGMLNMHAIPFKQKEENPRARHESYISALWKLRDQILSMKPPSFTRPVSEREWLKNSVKIWEQIKSSPTILDYCRTLQHSGMFRR; encoded by the exons ATGGCTTCTGAAACATCTCCTTCTCCGAAGATCCTTCTAGCAAAGCCTGGACTCGTCGCCGGCGGTCCCGTCACCGGTAAATTTTCCCGTGGCGGAGCCGCCGACGATGAAGCTGCGCAGCTCCGTTCTCGTCTTCCTTCCGTTGCATCCCTCAACCTTCTCTCCGATTCCTGGGATTTCCACATCGATCGCTTTCTCCCT TTTTTGACTGAGAATACTGATTTCACTGTGATTGGGGTGATTGGGCCATCTGGAGCTGGAAAATCAACTATTATGAACGAAATTTATGGTTTTGATTCAACTTCACCTG GGATGCTACCACCTTTTTCTACACAGTCTGAAGAGACCAGAGCCATGGCAAGGCATTGTTCTACTGGCATTGAACCTAGG CCTGTGTTTAGTGCTTCGGTTTTAGCCGAGATGATGAGACCGGATGGCTCTTCGACGATTTCAGTGATAACTGGAGAATCACTGTCAGCTGAATTGGCTCATGAGATTATGAATATTCAG CTTGCTATTCTACTTGCATCTATATGCCATGTTGTGCTGGTGGTGTCAGATGGAGTTCATGATGATAGCATGTGGCATTTGATGTTGACG GCTGACTTGTTGAAGCATGGGATACCAGACCCATCCTTGCCGGCTTCATCACTTTCACAGAGCTCTAATTTGGGGCTTGAAAAAGATTACAAAGTTCCTGAACGTGAAGAGTACATGGCTACCCCTGTGTTTGTACACAGCAA GTTGCATGATCAAGACTTTACTCCCAAAAATGTTGTGCAGTTGAGAAGGGCACTTTTGCAGTATTTCAAAGCATCCTCATTTGCGAGAGAACACACTGGAAGCAAGCCAGGGGAACAAAATACAAGTCATATGGATTCTGGCATGCTAAATATGCATGCGATCCCATTCAAGCAAAAGGAAGAAAATCCAAGAGCTCGGCATGAAAGTTACATATCTGCATTATGGAAATTACGGGATCAG ATTTTATCGATGAAGCCGCCATCTTTCACGAGACCTGTGTCTGAGCGTGAATGGTTGAAGAATTCAGTCAAGATATGGGAACAAATAAAGAGTTCCCCAACCATATTGGATTACTGCAGAACACTACAACATTCTGGCATGTTTAGGAGGTAG
- the LOC112796282 gene encoding uncharacterized protein isoform X1, protein MASETSPSPKILLAKPGLVAGGPVTGKFSRGGAADDEAAQLRSRLPSVASLNLLSDSWDFHIDRFLPFLTENTDFTVIGVIGPSGAGKSTIMNEIYGFDSTSPGMLPPFSTQSEETRAMARHCSTGIEPRVSSERIILLDTQPVFSASVLAEMMRPDGSSTISVITGESLSAELAHEIMNIQLAILLASICHVVLVVSDGVHDDSMWHLMLTADLLKHGIPDPSLPASSLSQSSNLGLEKDYKVPEREEYMATPVFVHSKLHDQDFTPKNVVQLRRALLQYFKASSFAREHTGSKPGEQNTSHMDSGMLNMHAIPFKQKEENPRARHESYISALWKLRDQILSMKPPSFTRPVSEREWLKNSVKIWEQIKSSPTILDYCRTLQHSGMFRR, encoded by the exons ATGGCTTCTGAAACATCTCCTTCTCCGAAGATCCTTCTAGCAAAGCCTGGACTCGTCGCCGGCGGTCCCGTCACCGGTAAATTTTCCCGTGGCGGAGCCGCCGACGATGAAGCTGCGCAGCTCCGTTCTCGTCTTCCTTCCGTTGCATCCCTCAACCTTCTCTCCGATTCCTGGGATTTCCACATCGATCGCTTTCTCCCT TTTTTGACTGAGAATACTGATTTCACTGTGATTGGGGTGATTGGGCCATCTGGAGCTGGAAAATCAACTATTATGAACGAAATTTATGGTTTTGATTCAACTTCACCTG GGATGCTACCACCTTTTTCTACACAGTCTGAAGAGACCAGAGCCATGGCAAGGCATTGTTCTACTGGCATTGAACCTAGGGTATCTTCTGAACGTATTATTCTTCTTGATACTCAG CCTGTGTTTAGTGCTTCGGTTTTAGCCGAGATGATGAGACCGGATGGCTCTTCGACGATTTCAGTGATAACTGGAGAATCACTGTCAGCTGAATTGGCTCATGAGATTATGAATATTCAG CTTGCTATTCTACTTGCATCTATATGCCATGTTGTGCTGGTGGTGTCAGATGGAGTTCATGATGATAGCATGTGGCATTTGATGTTGACG GCTGACTTGTTGAAGCATGGGATACCAGACCCATCCTTGCCGGCTTCATCACTTTCACAGAGCTCTAATTTGGGGCTTGAAAAAGATTACAAAGTTCCTGAACGTGAAGAGTACATGGCTACCCCTGTGTTTGTACACAGCAA GTTGCATGATCAAGACTTTACTCCCAAAAATGTTGTGCAGTTGAGAAGGGCACTTTTGCAGTATTTCAAAGCATCCTCATTTGCGAGAGAACACACTGGAAGCAAGCCAGGGGAACAAAATACAAGTCATATGGATTCTGGCATGCTAAATATGCATGCGATCCCATTCAAGCAAAAGGAAGAAAATCCAAGAGCTCGGCATGAAAGTTACATATCTGCATTATGGAAATTACGGGATCAG ATTTTATCGATGAAGCCGCCATCTTTCACGAGACCTGTGTCTGAGCGTGAATGGTTGAAGAATTCAGTCAAGATATGGGAACAAATAAAGAGTTCCCCAACCATATTGGATTACTGCAGAACACTACAACATTCTGGCATGTTTAGGAGGTAG